In the genome of Oceanivirga salmonicida, the window AGTTTTTTTAAAGTCATTTATCATTTCTTTTAAATCACCTCTTAAATTTTTTATAGATATGTCTAACGCTTTTTCAGATTTACCATCTATTAAATCTATTACTGCTTCAGCTTGCGACAAATCTATACGACCATTCATAAATGCTCTTTTAGTAAATTCTCCTTTTGGTGCAAGTACTGCTCCATTTTTTAAAATTAATTCTAACACTCTTTGGGTAATTAAATAACCCCCATGACAATTTATCTCAACTACATCTTCTGCCGTATATGACTTAGGTCCTTTCATACGAACTGCCATTACCTCATCTAGTACTTTACCATTATCATGGACATACCCATATCTTAACTTGTAATTTCCTATTTTAGTTCCTTTATATAGTTTAAATATTTTATCTAAAATTTCAAAAGATTTATCTCCTGAAATTCTAATTATTCCTATTCCACCTTCGCCCTTAGGGGTTGCAATGGCTGCAACTGTTTGGAATAAAATATTATTCATTTTCATTTCCTATATATTTTATTACTAAATATCTCTTTGGATCTACTCCATAACTTTCTGTTGATAATTCATTATACTTAGAAAGTTCTTCATGTATAACTCTTCTTTCTCTTGATGTCATAGGTGTTAATTTACAAGAAGCTTTAGTTTCTAACACTTTTTTAGCTTTTTTATTTGCTAAATTAAGTAATGAAACTTCTCTTTTTTCCCTATAATTATTTGCATCTAAAATAATTTTATTATGTCTAAATTCTTTTATAGAGTTTATTAAATATTCTAACGAATTTAAGGCAATTCCTTTTTCTCCTATTACATATTTAATATCTTTTCCTTTTAAATTAACAAAAAATTTATTAGAATTTCTTTCTATTTTGTCTATTTCAATATCAAGACTTATACTTTCTAATAATTTAGAAATTTTTTCTTTTATTAAATTTTCTATAACAAAATCTTCCTTAGAAACTTTAATCTCTTTTTCTTTTTTATTAGATTTAACTTTTTTTTCTTTAAAATTATTTTGTTTCTTTATCTCGTTAGTATTTTTAACTTCTTTTATATCATTTTTTTTAGATTTTAAATTAGCCAATTCAT includes:
- a CDS encoding Jag family protein, with the protein product MNKIILKAKNKTELENLIKKNIVLQKDETYTIKELKKPSSFLFFSFKGKYEIIILSKDELANLKSKKNDIKEVKNTNEIKKQNNFKEKKVKSNKKEKEIKVSKEDFVIENLIKEKISKLLESISLDIEIDKIERNSNKFFVNLKGKDIKYVIGEKGIALNSLEYLINSIKEFRHNKIILDANNYREKREVSLLNLANKKAKKVLETKASCKLTPMTSRERRVIHEELSKYNELSTESYGVDPKRYLVIKYIGNENE